ACCTCCTCCGGCACCGCCTCGCTCGTGGATGGGCGCACGGACGGCTTGTTCGCAGTGGCCACGGGAGGCTGGAGCTCGACTGGAGCGACAGGCTCGGGGGCGGCGATGGGCTCGGGCACAGCCGGGACTTCCGGCTCCGCGGGAATCTCGGAGGCGGGAGTCGCAGTGGGGGCCTTCGCCGCCACGGGTACGGGCGCGCCGCTCGCGGGGACACCCGTGGACCGGGTTGCGAACCAACCGACCAGGGCCACGATTGCGAGGAGCAGCACAGCCGCTCCCGCCATCACGCCCATCCCCGGTCCCGAGCGCGCCAGGGCACTCGGCGGTGCGGTGACCTGGCCGGCCGCGGGCACGGGGACCACGGCCGGAGCAGGAGACGCGGGAACCAGGCTCGCCGCTGGGGGCTGCACCACGGGAGCCGGGATGCGAGCCGTGGACGAGGGCACATGCGTCGCGGCCAGCCCGAGCTCATCCGTCACGACGGCGGCAGGAGCCGGGAAGCGGGCGGTGGACGAGGGCACATGCGTCGCGGCCAACCCATCATCCGTCGCGACAGCGGCAGGAGCCGGGAAACGGGCCGTGGACGAGGGCATGTGCGTCGCGCCAAGCCCATCATCCGCACCGGCGGCCGGAGCCCCGAAGCGAGCCGTGGACGCGGGCATGTGCGTCGCGCCAAGCCCATCATCCGCCGGGCCCGCCGGAGCCCCGAAGCGGGCCGTGGACGCGGGCATGTGCGTCGCGCCAAGCCCATCATCCGCCGCTCGGGAGGGCACGGAGGCCGCACGCGACGAGGAGAACGAGGGCACTGGCGCTCCGGCGAGAGACTGGAGCGGGCTGCCGGTCAGCTCGGCGACGAAAGAGCTGACATCCGGGTAGCGGTCCTGCGGGCTCTTCGCGAGCGCCTTCTCCACGGCCCCGAGCACCCGCGAGGGCAGGTCCGGGCAGAGGGAGGCCAGGGGCTCGGGCTGTCCGTGGACGATGCGGAAGACCACCTGCACGATGCTGCCGCCGTCTCCGGCGAACGGCGGCCGGCCGGACAGCAGCTCGTAGACGATGCACCCGAGCGCGAAGATGTCGGTGCGCGCGTCCACCTCGCTGTTCTTCCCCAGGGCCTGCTCGGGCGCCATGTACTGCGGCGTGCCGATGAGCACGGCCTCCTGCGTCTGGAGCGTCTGCGAGTCGAGCATCTTCGAGATGCCGAAATCGAGCAGCTTCACCCGCTCGGACACCACGCCCCCGGAGTCGGTGGGGACGAGGAACACGTTGGCGGGCTTGAGATCGCGGTGGACGACTCCGGCGCGGTGGGCCGCCTGCAGGGCCGAGCAGACCTGCCGGATGATGGAGAGCGCCGCGTCGACCGGGAGCGGGCCGCGCTCCAGCCGCTGCTCGAGGCTCTCGCCGCGCAGGTACTCCATCACCAGGAAGGGCGTGCCGTCCTGCAGGGTGTCGAAGTCGAGCACCTCGACGATGTTGGGATGGCCCAACTGGGAGGCGATCTCCGCCTCGCGGCGGAAGCGCGCGTACAGCTCCGGATTGAGGCTCGCGCTGTTCTGGAGGACCTTGACGGCCACCAGCTTGCCCGGGAGCCGGCGGTGACGGGCCAGGAAGACCGTGCCCATCCCTCCCTTCCCGAGCAGCGAGGAGATCTCGTACGTGTCCCGCAGGACCGCGCCCACGCGAATGTCACTGGCAGCCGGTTGAGTCATGGGAGGCATCGGGCCGGACGGGCGGCCCGGGCCATGACTTAGCCCGCTTCGAGACCCTTCCGCCAGTGCCCCTCAGGAGCGCCGGGGGACCGCGCTGAGCCCCGTGCCCAGGAGGAGCACCAGGGCCTGCGAGGCCTGGACATGGAACAGCGGATCATGCAGCAGGGACAGCAGGCAGAAGAACGCGAGCGCCCCGAGCGCGCCCAGTCCCTCGGGCCGGTTCCGGGGGAGGCGCCAGGCCAACCAGCCGAGCAGCAGCACGAAGAGCAGCGCGCCCGGCACGCCCGTCTCCGCGGCCATGCTGACGAACTGGTTGTGGGACTTGCCCGGGTGCTCGCGCGCCTGGTCGGGCATGTCCGGGGTGGCCCAGAGGCGGGCCTGGAAGCGTCCCGGCCCCACGCCGGTGACGGGGTGCGCGCGCACCGCGCACAGGCCCGTCTCCAGCAGCGCGGACCGGCTCCCCGAGCCCTTCTCCGTGGAGCTGTTGAGGAAGCGCTCGCGCAGGGGGCGGTTGACGGCCAGCGTCAAGACGGCCAGTCCCAGCACCGCGGCGCAGGCGGGCAACGCCACGCGCCTGGGCAGGCCGAGCAGCACCACGAGCCCCATCACCGCCACCAGGGCCACGCTCGCCGCCCGGGCGTACGGGAAGAGGCCCACGGAGACAAGCCCCACCGCCGCCACGGTCAGCGCCGCCGTCCGCCGCCGTCCCTTCAGGAGCAGCCCCACGCCCAGCGCGAAGGCCACCGCCATGCCACCGATGTGCGAGAACTTCAGCCGGTGGAACAGCAGGCCTCCGGCCATGAAGCGATTCTCCGTGCCGGGCACGGCCTCATAGACGCGCTCGAAGGACAGGCGCATCCACCGGAGCGGTTGCAGGGCCTCCTGCGAGGGCCACACCCCGTAGTGCTGCAACCCCGCCACCGCGCACGAGACGAGGAACACCCCGCTCAGGATCCACGCCAGACGCACGCGCCGCGCGTCCGACAGGTGGCCCATCGCCATCGCCGCCACGGGGATGCCCACGAAGTCCAGCAAGCGCGCCACGCCCGTGCCGCTCGGCCGGTGTCCGGACAGCGCCGGGACCAGCAGCGCCCACGCGAGGAAGGCCGTCAGGGGCCACCAGGCCCGCAGCGCGCCCCGCACGGTGACACCACCCCGCCGGGCCGCCACCAGCGCGACCAACGCGCACGCCACGAGCCCCACCGCCGCGAGCGCCTCCAGGAACAGGCACCCCACGCCCCACAGGGCCAGGCACACCAGGAACCAGCGCTCGAGCACCTCGGAGCGGTCGTTCACGCGCCACCGCCTCCCAACCGGCCCTCACCGCGCAGCCACAGCAGGGCCGCGGCCACCGACAGGAGCGCGACCGGGAACCACGCGGCCACCGCGGGCGCCATCCGCTCCGAGAGCGCCAGCGTCCGCGTCACCACCATCAGGCCCCACATCATCACGGAGATGAGCAGGCCCTCGACGATCGCCACCGTCATGTGCCCCTTGCGTCCCGGGCGCAGCGCCAGGCCCACCGCCAGCATGGCCGCGGGAAGGCTCGCCATCGGGTGGGCGAAGCGGTTGTGCAGCACGAGCGAGAACTGCCGCGTATCCCGCCCCACCTCGCTCCGCACGCGGATCTGCTCGCGCAGCACGGGGATGCGCATCTGCTCGGGCCGGCCAGGGCGCAGGCGGAACGTGTGCGGGGTGACACCCAGGTCGTACTCGGCCTCCGCCATCTGGCGCACCTGCGACTGGCCGTTCTTCGTGAAGGAGCGTTCCACCACTCCGCCCAGCATCCAGCGGGTGCCCTCCACCGAGCGCATCGTGTCCGCGTCCACGCGCCGTGCCAGCCGGAACTCCGGGGTGACGGTGAGGATGGCCACGTTCTCGAAGCCCTCCTGCGCGTTGCCGCGGCGCAGGTAGAAGATCTGATCTCCCTTGCGGAACCACTGCTTGGGCGTGTGGTACACGCCCCAGTCACCCCAGCGGTTGAAGCGCTGGGTGGTGATCTCCTCCACGCGCTGGGACGCCTTCACCACCACCCACTCGTCGAAGGCGATGAGCCCCACGCAGGCCAGCCCCACGCACAGCGCCACCGGCAGGTAGAGGGCATTGGGGCCGAAGGTGAGGGAGCGCATCGCCGTCACCTCGCCGCGTTTGCGCAGGGAGGACACCGAGGTACCCGCCGCCAGCAGCAGCGCCACGGGCCCGAGCTGCTGCGTGGCCACTAGCGCCTTGTTGGCGTACAGCAACACCACGTTCCACAGCCAGCCCTCGCCGGTGTACTGGCGCGCCCGGTCCACGAAGTCCACCACCAGGAAGATGGAGAGCACGGCGGCGAGGATGCCCACCGCGAACTGGAGGTACGTGCGGACCACGTAGCGGAAGAGCGTGCCTTTCACCGCACCGTCCCCGCGCGGCTGACGCGGTACATGGCCACCAGGCCCACCACGCCGAAGATGATGTTGGCCAGCTGGTTGGCCAGTGGCAGCGGCACACGGCCCTGCAGGCCCAGCTGCTCGCAGAAGCGCATCAGCAGGTGGAAGGCCACGTAGCCGCCCAGCGACAGCAGGTAGCCCCACGCGCGCCCGCCCTGCCGCCGCCCGATGGCCAGCGGCGTGCCCAGCAGCGCGAAGGACAGCGGCGCGAGCGCGTGCCCCAGCCGGTTGTACAGCGAGTTCAGGAAGGGCTTGGGATCTCCCCCGGTGCGCTCGGCCTCGTCGGCGGCCTGGAGCAGCTCGGTGGGCGTGAGCTCCTCCTTGGGCGAGCGGAAGCGGTTGCGCCGCCCCATGGAGCCCTCCACGCCCACGGCGATCTCCGCCTGCTTGAAGGTGATGACCGAGTAGGACTCGGAATCCTGGTTGGCCCGGTGCGCCTCGCCATCGCCGAGCTCCAGCGTCAGCACCTGTCCGGCGCGGTTGGTGTTCACCTGGCCATTGCGCGCGAGCATCAACAGCGGGGCGGACGGCTCCCGGTCGTCATGCAGCAGCACGTTGGTCCACCGGCGATCCTCCGCGTTCACCGTCTCGGCGTAGAGGGTGAGGTTGGACAGGTCCTCGTAGAAGACGCCCGACTTCACGTCGCCCACCACGTTCTTCTTGATGAGGTCCGCGACGAAGGTCTTGATGCTGGTGAGGCCCCACGGCTCGGCGGTGGAGGTGATGAGCACCATGAGCGCGGCGAGCACCACGCCAATGGCCAGCGGCCCCGCGAGCAGCTGCACCGGGCCGATGCCGAGCGCCTGGAGCGCGGTGAGCTCGCGGTCCTCCGACAGCCGGCCCAGGCCCAGGAGGATGGCCAGCAGGAAGGCGACCGGCAGCGCCATCATCAGGAAGTGCGGCGCGAGGTAGACGATGAGCTGCCCCATGTCGCCCAGCGACACGGACGAGCCGAGGATGACCTCCGAGCCCCGCAGGAACTGCATGACGAACAGGAGCAGGAAGAGGAACGCCACCCACACCACGAGGGGGACGACCAGCTCCTTGAGCAGATAGCGGGAGAGCAGGCTCACGGCGTCACGTTACTTCGCGGCGGGCGCCCTCAGCCCCTTGGCGCCGATGTCCCGGCGGAAGTGCATGCCCTCGAAGCGGATGTGGGCCGTGGCGGCGTAGGCCTGGGAGCGGGCCTCGGCCAGGTCCGCGCCCCGCGCGCAGACGGTGAGCACCCGGCCACCGGCCGTGAGCCACGTCCCGCCCTTCTCCTCCACGCCCGCGGCGAACACCGGGCAGCTGGCCGGCACCGCGTCCACGCCCTCGATGCGATCGCCCCGCCGCGGCGTCTCCGGGTAGTTGTGGGCGGCGAGCACCACGCCCACCGACGCGCCCGGGTGCACCGCGAGCGGGCGCTGCTCCAACCGGCCGCGCGCACACGCGTCCAGCAGCGGCAGCACGTCCTCCGCCAGCTGCATCATCAACACCTGCGTCTCGGGATCTCCGAAACGCGCGTTGAACTCGAGCACCTTGGGCCCGTTGCGGGTCAGCATCAGCCCCGCATACAGCGCACCCCGGAAGGGGATTCCCCGCCGCCGCAGCGTCGCCAACGTCGGGGCAATCACCTGCTCGCCCACCTCGGAGAGCTGCGCGGCGGACAGGAAGGGCACCGGTGCGTAGGCGCCCATGCCGCCGGTGTTGGGGCCCGTGTCGCCCTCCCCCACCCGCTTGTGATCCTGCGCCGGAGGGAGCAGCACGTAGCGCTCGCCGTCGCACAGGGCGATGACGGACACCTCCTCGCCCTCCAGCAGCTCCTCCAGCACCATCCGCTGGCCCGCCGTGCCCATGGCGCCCACCGCGCGCACCGCCTCGCGGGCCGCCTGCGCGTCGTGCGCCACGATGACGCCCTTGCCCGCCGCCAGTCCGTCCGCCTTCACGACGATGCGGCCCTGCTTCACCGCATAGGCCTCGGCCGCGGCCACGTCGGTGAACACCTCGAAGCCGGCGGTGGGCACACCCGCCTCGGCCATGATCTCCTTGGCGAAGGCCTTGGAGCCCTCGATGAGCGCGGCCCCCGCCACCGGGCCGAAGCACGGAATGCCGGCCGCGCCGAGCGCATCCGCCACACCCGCCACCAGCGGCGCCTCCGGGCCCACCACCACCAGGTCCACCTGCTCCCGCCGGGCGAGCGCCACCACCTCGTCGGGTGCATCCGCCTTCAGCGGGACGTTGGTGGCCACGCGGGCGGTGCCCGGATTGCCCGGGCCCACCAGCAGCTTCGTCAGCTTCGGGCTCTGGGACAGCTTCCACGCGAGCGCGTGCTCTCGCGCGCCAGAGCCGAGCAGAAGGACCTTCACATCAACCTCGTTTGTCGAGTGAGTAGAGGACGCGTTTGGCGGGCAGGAACGAAGGATCCAGGCTCAGCAGACGGACGAGCCGTTCACGGACCGAGTCGCGGCTGGAGGTGGCCTCCAGCTCGGCCAGCTTCACTTCCGCCGAGTACAGCTTGGGGGCGAGTGTCACCGCCTCGCGCAGCGAGCGCTTGGCCAGCTCCAGCTCCTTGGACTCCACCATCACCAGGCCCAGGGCCAGGTGGGCGATGGCCACCTGACGGCCTCCCGCCACCGCGCGAGCGGCATGCGCCTTCGCGGACTTCAGGTCCTTGCGGCCCATGGCGATGAAGGTCCGGTAGGCGGATGCGAGCGCGTTGTTGGTGTCGAAGTCGTTCACCTTCTTCAGCAGCTTCTCCGCCGCCGCGGCATCGCCCTGGTGGAAGCGCAGCAGGCCCTCGTAGAGGTTGGCCAACAGGTCGTCGTCCCCGCGGCCAGCGGCCACGATGGAGCCCTCGAGCCCCTCGAGCAGATCTCCCGAGCGCAGGTAGAAGGAGGTGACGGGCGGCCGGGGAGACAGCCGCAGCGGATCTCCCTGGCTCGCCTGGGCGAGCACGCGGAAGGACTCATCGCGGCGTCCATTCTGGGCGCCGGCCACGCCGGCCAGCAGCAGGGCATCCACGTAGCGCGGGTCCTGCTGTGCGGCCTCCAGGAAGAGCGGCATCGCCTCCGCGGGCTTGCGCTCCAGCAGCCGAAGCCGGCCCTCGAGCAGCTTCTCCAGCACGGGCGAGTCGAGGTGGCCCTTGAGGCCAGCGAAGTGCTCGGCCGCGGCCGTGGCGTCCTTGCGCTTCACGGACACGAGGAAGAGCTGCAGGTGCGCCGCCGGGTTGTGCTTCTGCAGCTGCAGGGACTCGCGGGCCATCTTGGCCGCCGCCTCCAGGTTGTTGGCCACACGCTCCGCGGCCGACAGGTGCAGCAGCAGCTCCGCCACCTCGCGCTCGTCATACTTGTCACGGTTGCGCAGCAGGGCGCGCAGGGCCCCGAGCCCACCGGTCAGCCCGTTGTCCACCTGGTAGCGCATCACCGCGAGGGCCAGCAAGGCCTGGAAGTCGTTCGGCGTGCTCTTGAGGCGCGCCTCGTACAGCTCGCGCGCCTGCTCCACCTGGCCCACCTCCATGAAGATGCGGGCCAGCGTGGACCGGGTCTCCCAGTGGTCGGGATCCTGCGCGAGCCGCTTCTGCAGCCGCTCGATCGCCAGCGAGTAGTCACCCGCCGTCTCGTCGGCCAGCGCGCGGTAGTAGTGCACGCGCTGGAAGTCCGAGGCGAGCGACAGCGCCGACTCGAAGTGCTCGTTGGCCAGCTCGCGGGACGACGTCAGGAAGACACGGCCCAGCACCAGGTGGGCCTCGGCCTTCTGCGCCGGAGTGCCCACCTTGGGATTGGCCAGCACCTCCTCGGCGAGCTTCTGCGCCTGCTGCATGTTCTCCGATTTGCCGGCACGCGCGAGCAGGAGGTTGGCGTGCGCCACCAGCAGCTCCGGGCCGCGGCGGGACCGCTCCTCGGCGGCCTCGATGAGGGAGCGCGCCTCCAGGAAGGTCGGGTCATCCATCCGCGAGCCGAGCCCCAGCGCGAGCGCCTGGACGTAGCCGCCGATGGCCGTGTCACTCCGGGGATCCAACAACAGCGCCCGCTGGAAGGACTCCGCGGCCTCCGAGTAGGCGAGGCGCTGATCCTTCTCGAGCAGCGACTGACCCTGAGCGAGCAGCTGCTTGCTGTCGCCGCTGGTGGCGTCCACGAACATCAGCTGCCAACGGGGCAGCACGGACTCCAGCGCGGGAGGAAGCGCGGCCGTCGCGGGCTGCTGCTGGCCGGACGAGGACGACGTGGCGCCACCGCCGCTCTCGGACTTGCCGCCGCCCACCAGATCCTTCACCTGGGGGACGAAGAAGTACGCGGCCCCGCCGCCACCCACGAGCAGCAGGACCACCGCGGCCGCGATCAGGCCACCCCGTCCGCCGCCGGACGCCGACACGGCCACGCCGGAACGCGAGTTGACGCCGCTGCGGGGCTCGGGCGCCAGCGCCGGAGGAGCGGCGCGTGCGCCACTGCCAGGCTCTGGAGACAGGGACGCACCCGCCGGGGCTCCGCCCGTATCGCCGAGCGGCGGCAGATCGAGGACCTCCACCGACCGGCCTTCCGGGACGGGCGCGGGCGTGGGCTTCTGCTGTCCGCGATGCCGGCAGTCCTCGCACGCCCCGAGTGCCAGATCGAACGGGTCCACCATCTGCTTGCCGCACTCACGGCACGTCTTCTGGATGCCGCCGGTGGGCGCGGCGGGCCTGGCGGGGGCCGGAGCGGCCACGGGCATGGGCGCCGCGGCGGGCGCTGGCTGCGAGGGCGGTGCGCCGAAGAAGTCGAGGAGCGGATCCCCCTCCGGAGCCGCCGCGGCCGCCGGAGCGGCCACGGGAGGTGGCGAGCTGAAGCCCGGCGGCGCGTTGAAGTCGAACATCCCGTCGTCCGCCATCTCCGGCAACGCGGCGGGAGCGGGAGCGGGAGCGGCCCTGGGCTGCGGAGCGGCCACGGGAGGTGGCGAGCTGAAGCCCGGCGGCGCGTTGAAGTCGAAGATTCCATCGTCCGCCATCTCCGGCAACGCGGCGGGAGCGGGAGCGGGCTTGGGCGCGGCCGGACGGGCCTGCACCGGAGCGGCCGGCTTGGGCTGCGGCGCGGGCGGATCGAATCCAGGCGGCGCGTTGAAGTCGAACAGCGCGTCGTCGGACGGAACCGAGTAGGCCGGAGCGGCTGGCTTGGGCTGCGGCGCGGGCGCGGCCGGACGGGCCTGCACTGGCGCGGCCGGTCTGGGCTGCGGCGCGGGCACCGGAGGCGGTGGGGGCTCGTCGAAGAGCAGATCGCCCGACGGAATCGAGTAGGTCGGCGTCCCCGGCTTCGACGAGGCCCCGAGGTCGATCGCCGGATTGGACGGAGAGGACTGGGTGAGCTCGGCGAGGTCGCCGAACAGCGAGTCCTTCTCCAACGGCGCGGCGGGCGTCGCCGGCCTGCCGAGCGCCTCGAGGTCGTTCAGCAGCGAGTCCGCCGAGGACTCATTGGGATCCGGTGCCGGCTCGAGGTCCCCGAGATCGCCGAACAGCGAGTCGGAGGACAGGGGCGCGATCGGTGTGGCCGGTCTCGCGGAAGAGGACGCGGGCTTCGCCGCCACGGCCGGCTTGGGCGCGGGGGCGGGCTTCGCCGCGGGGGTGGGTTTCGGCGCGGCGGCAGCGGGCTTGGACTCCGGGACCGCGGGCGAGTCCTCGCGCTTCACCAACTGGAGGTGACGGCAGCGCGGGCACTGCGCGCGCACACCCTTGGGCGTGATGACCCGGTCATCGATGGCGTAGGCCGCCGCACATTTTTGGCAGATGATCCGCATGGCTCAGTGCCGG
The sequence above is drawn from the Archangium gephyra genome and encodes:
- a CDS encoding O-antigen ligase family protein, with product MNDRSEVLERWFLVCLALWGVGCLFLEALAAVGLVACALVALVAARRGGVTVRGALRAWWPLTAFLAWALLVPALSGHRPSGTGVARLLDFVGIPVAAMAMGHLSDARRVRLAWILSGVFLVSCAVAGLQHYGVWPSQEALQPLRWMRLSFERVYEAVPGTENRFMAGGLLFHRLKFSHIGGMAVAFALGVGLLLKGRRRTAALTVAAVGLVSVGLFPYARAASVALVAVMGLVVLLGLPRRVALPACAAVLGLAVLTLAVNRPLRERFLNSSTEKGSGSRSALLETGLCAVRAHPVTGVGPGRFQARLWATPDMPDQAREHPGKSHNQFVSMAAETGVPGALLFVLLLGWLAWRLPRNRPEGLGALGALAFFCLLSLLHDPLFHVQASQALVLLLGTGLSAVPRRS
- a CDS encoding tetratricopeptide repeat protein, giving the protein MRIICQKCAAAYAIDDRVITPKGVRAQCPRCRHLQLVKREDSPAVPESKPAAAAPKPTPAAKPAPAPKPAVAAKPASSSARPATPIAPLSSDSLFGDLGDLEPAPDPNESSADSLLNDLEALGRPATPAAPLEKDSLFGDLAELTQSSPSNPAIDLGASSKPGTPTYSIPSGDLLFDEPPPPPVPAPQPRPAAPVQARPAAPAPQPKPAAPAYSVPSDDALFDFNAPPGFDPPAPQPKPAAPVQARPAAPKPAPAPAALPEMADDGIFDFNAPPGFSSPPPVAAPQPRAAPAPAPAALPEMADDGMFDFNAPPGFSSPPPVAAPAAAAAPEGDPLLDFFGAPPSQPAPAAAPMPVAAPAPARPAAPTGGIQKTCRECGKQMVDPFDLALGACEDCRHRGQQKPTPAPVPEGRSVEVLDLPPLGDTGGAPAGASLSPEPGSGARAAPPALAPEPRSGVNSRSGVAVSASGGGRGGLIAAAVVLLLVGGGGAAYFFVPQVKDLVGGGKSESGGGATSSSSGQQQPATAALPPALESVLPRWQLMFVDATSGDSKQLLAQGQSLLEKDQRLAYSEAAESFQRALLLDPRSDTAIGGYVQALALGLGSRMDDPTFLEARSLIEAAEERSRRGPELLVAHANLLLARAGKSENMQQAQKLAEEVLANPKVGTPAQKAEAHLVLGRVFLTSSRELANEHFESALSLASDFQRVHYYRALADETAGDYSLAIERLQKRLAQDPDHWETRSTLARIFMEVGQVEQARELYEARLKSTPNDFQALLALAVMRYQVDNGLTGGLGALRALLRNRDKYDEREVAELLLHLSAAERVANNLEAAAKMARESLQLQKHNPAAHLQLFLVSVKRKDATAAAEHFAGLKGHLDSPVLEKLLEGRLRLLERKPAEAMPLFLEAAQQDPRYVDALLLAGVAGAQNGRRDESFRVLAQASQGDPLRLSPRPPVTSFYLRSGDLLEGLEGSIVAAGRGDDDLLANLYEGLLRFHQGDAAAAEKLLKKVNDFDTNNALASAYRTFIAMGRKDLKSAKAHAARAVAGGRQVAIAHLALGLVMVESKELELAKRSLREAVTLAPKLYSAEVKLAELEATSSRDSVRERLVRLLSLDPSFLPAKRVLYSLDKRG
- a CDS encoding serine/threonine-protein kinase — its product is MTQPAASDIRVGAVLRDTYEISSLLGKGGMGTVFLARHRRLPGKLVAVKVLQNSASLNPELYARFRREAEIASQLGHPNIVEVLDFDTLQDGTPFLVMEYLRGESLEQRLERGPLPVDAALSIIRQVCSALQAAHRAGVVHRDLKPANVFLVPTDSGGVVSERVKLLDFGISKMLDSQTLQTQEAVLIGTPQYMAPEQALGKNSEVDARTDIFALGCIVYELLSGRPPFAGDGGSIVQVVFRIVHGQPEPLASLCPDLPSRVLGAVEKALAKSPQDRYPDVSSFVAELTGSPLQSLAGAPVPSFSSSRAASVPSRAADDGLGATHMPASTARFGAPAGPADDGLGATHMPASTARFGAPAAGADDGLGATHMPSSTARFPAPAAVATDDGLAATHVPSSTARFPAPAAVVTDELGLAATHVPSSTARIPAPVVQPPAASLVPASPAPAVVPVPAAGQVTAPPSALARSGPGMGVMAGAAVLLLAIVALVGWFATRSTGVPASGAPVPVAAKAPTATPASEIPAEPEVPAVPEPIAAPEPVAPVELQPPVATANKPSVRPSTSEAVPEEVREVLQQAERALAAGDTREAIRLAQSSQRKTLTPASFSVLTRAYCRQGDLGGAKRALREGIQRKMLSVKERRQLIRFCADSDIEL
- the purD gene encoding phosphoribosylamine--glycine ligase, with protein sequence MKVLLLGSGAREHALAWKLSQSPKLTKLLVGPGNPGTARVATNVPLKADAPDEVVALARREQVDLVVVGPEAPLVAGVADALGAAGIPCFGPVAGAALIEGSKAFAKEIMAEAGVPTAGFEVFTDVAAAEAYAVKQGRIVVKADGLAAGKGVIVAHDAQAAREAVRAVGAMGTAGQRMVLEELLEGEEVSVIALCDGERYVLLPPAQDHKRVGEGDTGPNTGGMGAYAPVPFLSAAQLSEVGEQVIAPTLATLRRRGIPFRGALYAGLMLTRNGPKVLEFNARFGDPETQVLMMQLAEDVLPLLDACARGRLEQRPLAVHPGASVGVVLAAHNYPETPRRGDRIEGVDAVPASCPVFAAGVEEKGGTWLTAGGRVLTVCARGADLAEARSQAYAATAHIRFEGMHFRRDIGAKGLRAPAAK
- a CDS encoding LptF/LptG family permease → MKGTLFRYVVRTYLQFAVGILAAVLSIFLVVDFVDRARQYTGEGWLWNVVLLYANKALVATQQLGPVALLLAAGTSVSSLRKRGEVTAMRSLTFGPNALYLPVALCVGLACVGLIAFDEWVVVKASQRVEEITTQRFNRWGDWGVYHTPKQWFRKGDQIFYLRRGNAQEGFENVAILTVTPEFRLARRVDADTMRSVEGTRWMLGGVVERSFTKNGQSQVRQMAEAEYDLGVTPHTFRLRPGRPEQMRIPVLREQIRVRSEVGRDTRQFSLVLHNRFAHPMASLPAAMLAVGLALRPGRKGHMTVAIVEGLLISVMMWGLMVVTRTLALSERMAPAVAAWFPVALLSVAAALLWLRGEGRLGGGGA
- a CDS encoding LptF/LptG family permease yields the protein MSLLSRYLLKELVVPLVVWVAFLFLLLFVMQFLRGSEVILGSSVSLGDMGQLIVYLAPHFLMMALPVAFLLAILLGLGRLSEDRELTALQALGIGPVQLLAGPLAIGVVLAALMVLITSTAEPWGLTSIKTFVADLIKKNVVGDVKSGVFYEDLSNLTLYAETVNAEDRRWTNVLLHDDREPSAPLLMLARNGQVNTNRAGQVLTLELGDGEAHRANQDSESYSVITFKQAEIAVGVEGSMGRRNRFRSPKEELTPTELLQAADEAERTGGDPKPFLNSLYNRLGHALAPLSFALLGTPLAIGRRQGGRAWGYLLSLGGYVAFHLLMRFCEQLGLQGRVPLPLANQLANIIFGVVGLVAMYRVSRAGTVR